The following are from one region of the Prevotella communis genome:
- the gmd gene encoding GDP-mannose 4,6-dehydratase produces MKTALITGITGQDGSYLAEFLLEKGYDVHGTIRRSSVDFRERIAHLEGTPHFHLHYADLGDSMSVLGVIGKVRPDEIYNLAAQSHVQVSFDSPEFTADVDAVGVLRILEAVRQLGMTETCRIYQASTSELYGKVEEVPQNENTPFHPYSPYAVAKQYGFWIVKEYREAYNMYCCSGILFNHESERRGETFVTRKITLAAARISQGVQDCLYLGNMDSLRDWGYAKDYVECMWLILQQDKPEDFVIATGVQHSVREFTELAFKHAGIELEFKGKGLDEVGVVKTINSAISHHPSAIKPGDVVVRVSPDFYRPTDVVNLWGDPTKAKAKLKWNPNKTSFEELVKLMVEHDIAKVAAEGAAAKVRTNLAEYLEKGIVK; encoded by the coding sequence ATGAAAACAGCATTAATTACTGGTATTACAGGCCAAGACGGATCTTATTTGGCCGAGTTTTTATTAGAGAAGGGATATGACGTACATGGAACGATACGTCGTAGTTCCGTGGATTTCCGTGAACGTATAGCACATTTGGAGGGTACGCCTCATTTCCATCTGCATTATGCAGATTTGGGCGACTCTATGAGTGTGCTGGGCGTGATTGGTAAGGTACGCCCCGATGAGATATATAATCTGGCAGCTCAGAGCCATGTGCAGGTCAGTTTCGACTCTCCGGAGTTTACTGCTGATGTTGATGCAGTGGGTGTGCTCCGTATTTTGGAGGCAGTTCGCCAGCTTGGCATGACTGAGACCTGCCGTATCTATCAGGCATCTACTTCCGAACTCTATGGTAAGGTGGAGGAGGTCCCTCAGAACGAGAACACCCCCTTCCATCCCTATAGCCCATACGCTGTAGCAAAGCAGTACGGCTTCTGGATTGTTAAGGAGTACCGTGAGGCCTACAATATGTATTGCTGCTCAGGTATCCTCTTCAATCATGAGTCTGAGCGCCGTGGTGAGACCTTCGTAACAAGAAAGATTACCCTTGCTGCAGCCCGTATCTCTCAGGGAGTACAGGATTGTCTGTACCTCGGTAACATGGATTCATTGCGTGACTGGGGCTATGCCAAGGACTATGTGGAGTGTATGTGGCTCATTCTTCAGCAGGATAAACCAGAGGACTTCGTGATTGCTACAGGTGTTCAGCACTCTGTCCGTGAATTCACGGAACTTGCTTTCAAACATGCAGGTATTGAACTCGAATTCAAGGGAAAAGGTCTTGACGAAGTTGGCGTAGTAAAAACCATCAACTCAGCCATCAGCCATCATCCATCAGCCATCAAACCCGGCGACGTAGTCGTAAGGGTTTCCCCGGACTTCTATCGTCCTACCGATGTTGTTAACCTTTGGGGTGATCCAACAAAGGCGAAAGCCAAACTGAAGTGGAACCCCAATAAGACTTCATTCGAAGAATTGGTTAAGTTGATGGTCGAGCATGATATCGCAAAGGTAGCAGCCGAAGGTGCCGCCGCCAAGGTCCGCACCAACCTTGCAGAATACTTGGAGAAAGGTATTGTAAAGTAA
- a CDS encoding DUF4160 domain-containing protein, with protein MPKYYDFKVAGYYLYFTSFCVVECMHVHASDSKLSEGGSAKFFVKSNGDAVLQNRGALNDREIARISEFIKDHYQEMYLRWSQYSRKGFYEK; from the coding sequence ATGCCGAAGTACTACGATTTCAAAGTGGCTGGCTACTATCTGTATTTCACCTCTTTCTGTGTGGTGGAGTGTATGCATGTGCATGCCAGTGATAGCAAACTGTCCGAGGGAGGTTCTGCCAAGTTCTTTGTCAAGAGCAATGGCGATGCGGTACTTCAGAACCGTGGTGCCCTTAACGACCGTGAGATTGCAAGGATTTCCGAGTTCATCAAGGACCACTATCAGGAAATGTACCTTCGCTGGTCTCAGTATAGTAGAAAGGGTTTTTATGAGAAGTAG
- a CDS encoding DUF7724 family protein, protein MKRNDTTQEAILSSAGGFTAFSYGGYNIRFKAPYSLERYTDVLKWDNGYLVVLAKYSHNDEPEEEYIDLKPILAGLYIDSDAFLKPIKTVRIAYA, encoded by the coding sequence ATGAAAAGAAACGATACAACACAAGAGGCAATCCTCAGCAGTGCGGGGGGCTTTACTGCCTTCAGCTACGGAGGGTACAACATACGATTCAAGGCACCATACAGCCTTGAACGTTACACCGATGTCCTCAAGTGGGACAACGGGTATTTGGTGGTATTGGCCAAGTATAGCCACAATGATGAGCCTGAGGAGGAGTATATCGACCTCAAGCCCATTCTGGCTGGTCTCTACATCGACTCGGATGCCTTCTTAAAACCGATAAAAACTGTACGTATAGCATATGCCTGA
- a CDS encoding four helix bundle protein — protein MSEISDAIQSKCLAFGDRIIKLNDYLLKEAANAKPTYKLVKGKRVYEKTVPVYLQSISALCNQLLRAGTSIGANNAEACNAISKADFKSKSFIALKEARESLYWIDLLHRNDYLDDKQYKSIYNDAEELVKILVTRCKKLNQETLNKEDEEE, from the coding sequence ATGAGTGAGATTAGTGACGCAATACAATCTAAATGCCTCGCCTTTGGCGACCGCATAATCAAACTGAATGATTACCTTCTCAAAGAGGCTGCAAATGCCAAGCCTACTTACAAGCTAGTTAAAGGCAAACGGGTGTATGAGAAGACTGTTCCAGTCTATTTACAGTCGATATCAGCCCTATGCAATCAACTGTTGAGAGCTGGCACCTCAATCGGTGCAAACAACGCTGAAGCATGTAATGCTATTAGTAAAGCGGACTTCAAATCTAAAAGTTTCATTGCGCTAAAAGAAGCAAGGGAATCTTTATACTGGATAGACTTGCTACATCGTAACGATTATCTGGACGATAAACAATACAAAAGCATATACAACGATGCTGAAGAACTTGTTAAGATACTAGTTACAAGGTGTAAGAAATTAAATCAAGAAACATTAAATAAAGAAGATGAAGAAGAGTAG
- a CDS encoding four helix bundle protein — MDKARNFRNYKVWQDAVEYSSMIYQETDKMPWFEKKGLCDQLQRAAVSIGSNIAEGSAKPSNVEFAHYLDTALGSAYEVETQLLIANKIGYIDNEKYKELHNGIINIEKQLAGLIRSLRQ; from the coding sequence ATGGATAAAGCCCGCAATTTTAGGAACTACAAGGTATGGCAAGATGCTGTAGAGTATAGCTCTATGATATATCAGGAGACAGATAAAATGCCTTGGTTCGAGAAGAAAGGGCTATGTGATCAACTTCAGCGGGCAGCAGTAAGTATTGGCAGCAACATTGCCGAAGGTTCTGCAAAGCCTTCAAATGTCGAATTTGCTCACTATCTTGATACAGCTTTAGGCAGTGCTTACGAAGTTGAAACACAGCTGCTGATTGCAAACAAAATAGGATATATAGATAACGAAAAATATAAAGAGTTGCATAACGGAATCATCAACATCGAAAAGCAACTTGCGGGATTAATCCGTTCATTGCGTCAATAG
- a CDS encoding four helix bundle protein, which produces MSAVRDFEELAIFQKARELSKKIYPVTNRDGFKSDFRFVQQIRAAAGSIMDNIAEGFERTGNKEFLNFLYIAKGSCGEVRSQLIRANDVGYLTPEEFDELYSECRKLSAGIMNFIKEIKASDLTGAKFKEFNG; this is translated from the coding sequence ATGAGCGCAGTACGGGACTTTGAAGAGCTAGCAATCTTCCAGAAAGCACGTGAGCTTTCAAAGAAGATTTATCCTGTTACTAATAGGGATGGTTTCAAGTCAGATTTCCGCTTTGTTCAGCAGATACGTGCAGCAGCTGGTTCCATCATGGATAATATTGCAGAAGGGTTCGAAAGAACCGGCAATAAAGAATTCTTAAACTTCTTATACATAGCAAAAGGCTCTTGTGGCGAAGTCCGCTCTCAGCTCATTAGAGCTAACGATGTTGGCTACTTGACTCCAGAGGAGTTTGATGAGTTATATTCAGAATGCCGTAAGCTTTCAGCTGGCATTATGAACTTCATCAAAGAAATCAAAGCGAGCGACTTGACGGGTGCTAAGTTTAAAGAGTTTAATGGTTAA
- a CDS encoding four helix bundle protein → MNDYLLKEAANAKPTYKLVKGKRVYEKTVPVYLQSISALCNQLLRAGTSIGANNAEACNAISKADFKSKSFIALKEARESLYWIDLLHRNSYLDDKQYQSIYNDAEELVKILVTRCKKLNQETLNKEDEKE, encoded by the coding sequence TTGAATGATTACCTCCTCAAAGAGGCTGCTAATGCCAAGCCAACTTACAAACTAGTTAAGGGCAAACGGGTGTATGAGAAAACAGTCCCCGTTTATTTGCAATCAATCTCAGCATTATGTAACCAATTGCTTCGTGCAGGCACGAGCATAGGCGCCAATAACGCTGAAGCATGTAACGCTATCAGCAAGGCAGATTTCAAGTCCAAAAGTTTTATTGCTCTTAAAGAAGCACGGGAATCTTTATATTGGATTGACCTGCTTCATCGCAATAGCTACTTGGACGATAAACAATACCAAAGCATATACAACGATGCTGAAGAACTTGTTAAGATACTAGTTACAAGGTGTAAGAAATTAAATCAAGAAACATTAAATAAAGAAGATGAAAAAGAGTAG
- a CDS encoding GDP-L-fucose synthase family protein has translation MNLDSKIYVAGHRGMVGSAIVRELQRQGYNNLVLRTHSELDLTRQEAVEKFFADEKPEYVFLAAAKVGGIVANQSALADFMYDNMILEMNVIHAAWKNGCKKLEFLGSSCIYPRLAPQPMPESCLLTSELEKTNEAYALAKISGLKYCEFLNRQYGTDYISVMPTNLYGPNDNYHPEHSHVLPALIRRFHEAKEAGLESVTCWGDGSPLREFLYVDDLANLCVFLMNNYSGNETVNAGTGKELTIKALTELVAKVIGYKGKIEWDTTRPNGTPRKLLDVSKATKLGWTYKTELEDGIRLAYEDFLHNPMRAER, from the coding sequence ATGAATCTTGATTCAAAAATATATGTTGCAGGACATAGAGGCATGGTTGGTAGCGCCATTGTCCGTGAACTGCAAAGACAAGGATATAATAATCTGGTGTTGAGAACCCACTCGGAGCTTGACCTGACCCGTCAGGAGGCAGTAGAAAAATTCTTTGCCGATGAGAAGCCCGAATACGTGTTCCTTGCTGCCGCCAAGGTAGGCGGCATTGTGGCTAACCAGAGCGCCCTTGCCGATTTCATGTACGACAACATGATTCTCGAGATGAACGTCATCCATGCCGCTTGGAAGAACGGCTGCAAGAAGCTCGAGTTCCTGGGCTCCAGCTGCATCTACCCCCGTCTGGCTCCCCAGCCCATGCCCGAGAGCTGCCTGCTCACCAGTGAGCTGGAGAAGACCAACGAAGCCTATGCCCTGGCTAAGATTAGTGGCCTCAAGTACTGCGAGTTCCTCAACCGCCAGTACGGCACTGATTATATCAGCGTGATGCCCACTAACCTCTACGGTCCCAATGATAACTATCATCCAGAGCACAGCCATGTGCTCCCCGCCCTTATCCGTCGCTTCCATGAAGCTAAGGAGGCAGGTTTGGAAAGCGTCACCTGTTGGGGAGATGGCTCACCACTCCGTGAGTTCCTGTATGTTGATGACCTCGCCAACCTCTGTGTGTTCCTGATGAACAACTACTCTGGCAACGAGACCGTCAATGCAGGTACCGGTAAGGAGCTCACTATTAAGGCCCTCACCGAACTGGTTGCAAAGGTGATAGGCTATAAGGGCAAAATAGAGTGGGATACCACTCGTCCGAATGGTACCCCACGCAAACTCCTTGATGTCTCTAAGGCCACCAAACTCGGCTGGACCTACAAGACCGAACTTGAAGACGGCATCCGCCTGGCCTACGAGGACTTCCTGCACAACCCGATGCGAGCAGAACGCTAG
- a CDS encoding ATPase: MNPVYIDIHIHTSPNHEEPNKKYDTCTLLAGVDRMAQGADALISLTDHNMINKAAYLALLANAAPQVHVLLGVELNIKNYEEAPSYHCHIIFDCATNEENIDAINGILDELYPKKRIERDDKNIPDISRVINAFDSFDFLLLPHGGQSHATFDHSIPRGVKFDTTLMRSIYYNQFDGFTARTNAGLEETERYFKRLGINEFVNLVTCSDNYEPHRYPEGKDHTPFMPTWMFAEPTFDGLRLSLSEKTRFLYSEQRPSSWSEYIKSVRLKGDGIDIDIQLTPGLNVIIGGSSSGKTLLVDSIYRKLCEKSFADSEYEKFRVSNIEVYNPSSTQPHFLPQNYIIKIIDPDAEKGIENIEIIRNVFPENAELKLKVADGITKLREDMTHLMNCVEEIEKLEEQLRKIPSIGRLIIKGTIKRNILSSLVPSADVRATIHYDERSYNEHKNMLDEIRRLFVANPFAAEHTAAMDEILNELHHLYSVSEIESSVYQTINAAKRDYEEILSTQSYENQQKNQNQETLLDSITKYIELQQRFREILNSISIYSISVETKEITSMGHHLFLQNDFKLTKEKVLETFNECLKSQYAIAHFQDITPQSLVQGRFSQRAPKICSYNEFIEKVVEKFSKLNKTLYRINTKDGKSFDELSAGWKTSVLLDLVLDYDKDMVPIIIDQPEDNLASAYINDGLVKAIKKTKTRKQIILVSHNATIPMLADAQNIVYCKNENGFITIRSSSLEGKIDGVPVLDLIAKITDGGKTSVKKRVKKYNLKKFTD; this comes from the coding sequence ATGAATCCAGTTTATATTGATATACATATCCATACCTCACCTAATCATGAGGAGCCAAATAAGAAGTACGATACTTGTACTTTGCTGGCAGGGGTGGATCGTATGGCGCAGGGTGCTGATGCACTAATCTCGCTGACGGACCATAATATGATTAATAAAGCGGCTTATCTTGCTTTGTTGGCTAACGCAGCACCGCAGGTGCACGTGCTTTTGGGCGTGGAGCTGAACATCAAGAACTACGAGGAGGCACCTTCCTACCATTGCCACATCATCTTCGATTGTGCCACCAACGAGGAGAATATAGATGCCATCAATGGCATACTTGATGAGTTGTATCCCAAGAAGCGCATCGAGCGTGACGATAAGAACATTCCCGATATTAGCAGGGTTATCAACGCTTTTGATAGTTTCGATTTTCTGTTGCTACCGCATGGCGGACAGTCACATGCCACTTTCGACCACTCAATCCCGCGAGGTGTAAAGTTCGATACCACGCTGATGCGCAGCATCTACTACAACCAGTTCGACGGTTTCACTGCCCGCACCAATGCCGGCCTTGAAGAGACCGAGCGCTATTTCAAGCGCCTTGGCATCAATGAGTTTGTGAACCTTGTTACCTGTAGTGACAACTACGAGCCCCATCGCTATCCCGAGGGAAAAGACCACACGCCTTTCATGCCTACGTGGATGTTTGCCGAGCCCACCTTTGACGGCCTGCGACTATCGCTGTCCGAGAAAACCCGCTTCCTCTATTCTGAGCAGAGACCCAGTTCATGGTCTGAATACATCAAAAGCGTACGGTTGAAGGGCGACGGCATAGATATAGATATCCAACTCACGCCCGGTCTGAATGTCATCATTGGCGGTTCTTCCAGCGGCAAGACGCTGCTAGTCGATTCCATCTACCGCAAGCTGTGTGAGAAGAGTTTTGCCGACTCTGAGTACGAGAAGTTCAGGGTGTCCAACATAGAGGTTTACAACCCCTCTTCCACGCAGCCTCATTTTCTGCCTCAGAACTATATCATTAAGATTATAGACCCCGATGCAGAGAAAGGCATTGAGAACATTGAGATTATTCGCAACGTGTTCCCTGAGAATGCTGAGCTGAAGCTGAAGGTGGCCGATGGTATCACCAAATTGCGCGAGGATATGACCCACTTGATGAACTGCGTGGAGGAGATAGAGAAGCTGGAGGAGCAGCTGCGCAAAATACCTAGCATCGGGCGACTGATTATCAAGGGCACAATTAAACGCAACATCCTGAGTAGCCTTGTGCCGTCTGCCGATGTCCGTGCCACTATCCATTATGATGAGCGTAGCTATAATGAGCATAAGAATATGTTGGACGAAATTCGGCGTTTGTTTGTCGCCAATCCTTTTGCCGCTGAGCACACGGCAGCCATGGACGAGATACTGAATGAACTCCACCATCTTTACTCCGTGAGCGAGATAGAATCCTCAGTCTATCAGACCATCAATGCCGCAAAGCGCGACTACGAGGAGATTCTGAGCACTCAGAGCTATGAGAACCAGCAGAAAAACCAGAATCAGGAAACCCTGTTGGACAGCATTACTAAATATATAGAGTTACAGCAGCGTTTTCGCGAAATTCTCAACTCCATCTCCATTTATTCCATTTCGGTGGAGACCAAGGAGATAACTTCTATGGGACACCACTTGTTCCTTCAAAACGACTTCAAGCTCACTAAGGAGAAAGTGCTGGAAACCTTTAACGAATGTCTGAAGTCGCAGTATGCGATAGCCCACTTCCAAGACATCACGCCCCAGAGCCTTGTGCAGGGTCGCTTCAGCCAGCGAGCTCCTAAAATATGCTCCTATAACGAGTTTATAGAGAAGGTGGTGGAGAAATTCTCTAAGTTGAACAAGACGCTCTATAGAATTAATACCAAGGATGGCAAGAGTTTCGATGAACTCAGTGCAGGTTGGAAAACCAGCGTACTTTTGGACTTGGTTCTTGACTACGACAAGGATATGGTTCCCATCATTATTGACCAGCCCGAAGACAATCTGGCCAGTGCCTACATCAACGACGGTTTGGTGAAAGCCATCAAGAAGACCAAGACCCGCAAGCAGATAATCCTGGTGTCGCATAACGCCACCATCCCCATGCTGGCCGACGCCCAAAACATTGTCTATTGCAAGAACGAGAATGGTTTTATAACCATCCGCTCCTCCTCGTTGGAGGGCAAGATAGACGGGGTGCCTGTCTTGGACTTGATAGCCAAGATAACTGATGGCGGCAAGACATCTGTTAAGAAGAGAGTAAAGAAGTATAACCTCAAAAAATTTACTGACTGA
- a CDS encoding AIPR family protein, whose product MKKEMENRIVKSYLDNYLSNFGIEEKNETTAFEHFSNYCILSHINPDAYASDKFFYQDAHTGEGGDKAIDGIMIMVNDIAVTSLEQFNSVIGTSRSFSVKFVFVQAKTSSSFETHEVLKIGSGVKSFFQKEKLNANPKVLRYKEISDAIFEKSMRFASRPECYIYYVTIGTWMDDANVKEAIEDVEKQLRDLNYFTNLKFFPIDADRISTIYRELNNTISREIIISKNVAFPADIQGIKEAYLGLVQMKEYMKLVTDEDGVLQAGLFYENVRGFLGENPVNNEIRETLERAESIQFPILNNGITIVTKSLRLSGEKFALTDFQIVNGCQTTNVLYQCRDKVSPNLMIPVKIISTDDSELINRVIRSTNRQTQVLDEAFESLKEFHKKLQQYYDTYTGPHRIYYERRTHEYDSEGGIKKSNIVTLPIQLYSVMSMFYGEPHSVHRYYGELLRANASKVFQDGHQLSLYYASAWMLHQIEFAMRRNEIKMEWKAYRYHLLYLIQIYMRTLKRMNKLPWLNSHDMDRLAKAIIQVANDQKALGALLRYLTEILTEAINEAPAAWSKDGNALIRIKDFTFDIEARLLAKMNSNK is encoded by the coding sequence ATGAAGAAGGAGATGGAGAATAGAATTGTTAAGAGTTATCTTGATAATTATCTGAGCAATTTTGGTATCGAGGAAAAGAATGAGACAACTGCATTTGAGCATTTTTCTAACTATTGCATTTTGTCTCATATTAACCCGGATGCGTATGCTTCTGATAAATTCTTTTACCAAGATGCCCATACGGGAGAGGGTGGCGATAAGGCAATTGACGGTATTATGATTATGGTGAATGACATTGCGGTCACTTCGCTTGAACAATTTAATTCCGTTATAGGCACTTCGCGCTCGTTTAGTGTAAAATTTGTCTTTGTTCAAGCAAAAACCAGTTCCTCATTCGAGACTCACGAAGTCCTAAAAATAGGTTCTGGCGTGAAATCCTTTTTTCAGAAAGAGAAACTGAATGCCAATCCTAAAGTTTTGCGGTACAAGGAAATCTCAGATGCTATATTTGAGAAGAGCATGCGCTTTGCCTCTAGACCAGAGTGTTATATTTACTATGTAACCATTGGTACGTGGATGGACGATGCCAATGTAAAGGAAGCGATAGAAGATGTTGAGAAACAGCTTCGTGACCTTAATTATTTTACGAATCTGAAGTTCTTTCCGATAGATGCTGACCGTATTTCAACCATCTACAGGGAACTTAACAACACCATTTCGCGAGAAATTATCATTTCAAAGAATGTAGCATTCCCGGCAGATATTCAAGGAATAAAAGAGGCGTATCTTGGACTTGTCCAGATGAAAGAATATATGAAACTAGTCACCGACGAAGACGGAGTACTTCAGGCGGGCCTGTTCTATGAGAATGTGCGTGGATTCTTGGGAGAGAACCCTGTTAATAATGAAATCCGTGAGACTCTTGAACGAGCAGAATCTATTCAGTTTCCTATTCTGAACAATGGTATCACCATAGTGACAAAGTCACTCCGTCTATCAGGAGAGAAGTTTGCTTTGACGGACTTTCAAATAGTCAATGGTTGCCAGACTACCAATGTGCTCTATCAGTGTCGTGATAAGGTATCACCTAATTTGATGATTCCTGTTAAGATTATTAGCACCGACGATAGCGAACTGATAAATAGGGTTATCCGCTCAACGAACCGTCAGACACAGGTACTTGATGAGGCATTCGAGTCTTTGAAAGAGTTTCATAAGAAATTGCAGCAATATTATGATACCTATACAGGTCCGCACCGTATCTATTATGAGCGTCGAACACATGAGTACGATTCAGAGGGAGGCATTAAGAAGAGTAATATTGTAACTTTGCCCATACAGCTTTATTCCGTTATGAGCATGTTCTATGGCGAGCCCCATAGCGTACATCGCTATTATGGAGAGTTACTACGGGCTAATGCTAGCAAAGTGTTCCAAGATGGACATCAACTGAGCCTTTACTATGCTAGCGCCTGGATGCTGCATCAGATAGAGTTCGCAATGCGCCGGAATGAGATAAAAATGGAGTGGAAAGCCTACCGCTACCACTTGTTGTATCTTATTCAGATTTATATGCGCACGCTAAAGAGGATGAATAAACTTCCATGGCTAAACTCTCATGATATGGATAGGCTTGCCAAAGCTATTATCCAGGTTGCAAATGACCAGAAAGCCTTAGGTGCATTGTTACGCTATCTAACAGAAATCCTGACAGAGGCAATAAATGAGGCACCTGCAGCGTGGTCAAAAGATGGCAATGCCTTGATACGTATCAAAGATTTTACATTTGATATAGAGGCTCGATTGTTAGCAAAGATGAATTCAAACAAATAG
- a CDS encoding DUF7723 family protein, with the protein MPDIKTIADNANIVVNGYAFTREEDGIHVLNLNSPDKAVVFSEDGEVLETTMDDIELSIASRYLQQNLKYMED; encoded by the coding sequence ATGCCTGATATCAAGACAATTGCCGACAATGCTAATATCGTTGTCAACGGATATGCCTTCACCCGCGAGGAGGATGGTATACATGTGCTCAACCTCAATAGTCCCGACAAGGCTGTCGTGTTCAGTGAGGATGGCGAGGTGCTGGAGACCACGATGGACGATATCGAACTCTCCATCGCCAGCCGTTATCTACAGCAGAACTTGAAATATATGGAGGACTGA
- a CDS encoding N-acetylmuramoyl-L-alanine amidase has translation MRSIKLIVVHCSAVRPGQQSSAEDIDDWHKDKGWKGIGYHYVVRRDGTVELGRPLEEVGAHCYPHNRYSIGICYEGGLNEAGKAADTRTPEQKRVLRKLLEELHQRFPDAVIVGHRDLTHNKKCPCFDAVREYRDLQPK, from the coding sequence ATGAGAAGCATTAAGCTGATTGTGGTACATTGCTCTGCTGTCCGTCCGGGACAGCAGAGCTCCGCAGAGGATATTGACGACTGGCATAAGGATAAGGGATGGAAGGGCATCGGGTATCACTATGTGGTGAGACGGGATGGTACTGTGGAACTGGGGAGACCTCTTGAAGAGGTTGGCGCTCACTGTTATCCTCATAACCGCTACAGCATCGGGATTTGCTATGAGGGTGGACTGAATGAGGCTGGGAAAGCCGCGGATACCAGGACGCCGGAGCAGAAGCGGGTGCTGAGAAAGCTCTTAGAGGAGTTGCATCAGCGGTTCCCAGACGCGGTGATTGTTGGTCACCGAGACCTCACGCACAACAAGAAGTGTCCGTGTTTTGATGCGGTGAGGGAATACCGGGACTTGCAACCGAAATGA
- a CDS encoding DUF2806 domain-containing protein, translated as MSEDNKEIKGLFTLNVKDLAGLSEPLKRVIDCLDKGISSLMHPFAFKRDERAKMVIEQERSNQNAIIALKEAMAQDIINVARTSRDRNELHNIAEIYGGAMAELQGLDPSKLPANLPSDEWSAHFFDCAKDCSDDQIRVLWAKILAGEIKKPGKYYKRTLTCLKQIEKHEAEWFAELCKMSIENAYVPDFILDDNKFFRFNQFQSLVDCGFVNGSKGTITIDKDCVLECKSCDIDLKLTSGEVFLHVFTFTDTGFQICQLLECKTDDTFVQELLEYLNKRGAANACVVGQ; from the coding sequence ATGAGCGAAGATAATAAAGAAATCAAAGGATTATTTACTTTGAACGTAAAAGATTTAGCTGGACTCAGTGAGCCATTAAAGCGAGTGATTGATTGCCTCGATAAAGGCATCAGTTCCTTGATGCATCCGTTTGCTTTCAAAAGGGACGAACGGGCTAAAATGGTGATAGAGCAAGAGCGTTCAAATCAGAATGCAATAATTGCTCTAAAGGAGGCAATGGCTCAGGATATAATTAATGTTGCCAGGACTTCCAGAGACCGCAACGAACTCCATAATATCGCTGAAATATATGGAGGTGCTATGGCTGAGCTCCAAGGTCTTGATCCGTCAAAGTTGCCCGCTAATTTGCCAAGCGACGAGTGGTCAGCTCACTTCTTTGATTGCGCTAAAGACTGTTCTGATGATCAAATTAGGGTTCTGTGGGCAAAGATTCTAGCAGGTGAAATAAAAAAGCCGGGTAAGTATTATAAGCGAACGCTGACTTGTTTGAAGCAAATAGAGAAGCATGAGGCTGAGTGGTTTGCAGAATTATGTAAGATGTCTATAGAGAATGCTTACGTACCAGATTTTATTTTGGATGACAACAAATTCTTCCGTTTTAATCAGTTTCAGTCATTAGTTGATTGCGGATTTGTCAACGGATCAAAAGGTACAATAACGATAGATAAGGACTGCGTCTTAGAGTGTAAATCGTGCGATATAGATTTAAAATTGACTAGTGGTGAAGTCTTCTTGCATGTATTCACTTTTACGGATACCGGTTTCCAGATATGTCAATTATTAGAATGCAAAACAGACGACACATTTGTACAAGAACTGTTAGAATATCTCAATAAAAGGGGAGCAGCAAATGCTTGTGTCGTGGGTCAGTAG